A stretch of Paenibacillus peoriae DNA encodes these proteins:
- the treP gene encoding PTS system trehalose-specific EIIBC component, producing MAIERSQVEDIIKAVGGKDNIEASTHCVTRLRFALYDDKLVDKDALEQNDLVKGQFSSQGQYQVVIGPGLVDKVYNEMISITGGSRASKDDVKNAASKKQNPIQRAIKTLADIFIPILPAIVTAGLLLGINNILTGKGIFFEGMALVQVYPQWTDFAAIINTIASTAFTFLPALIGWSAVVRFGGSPLLGIVLGLILVHPDLLSAYGYADAVTKGTVPVWNLFGWEVNKIGYQGQVLPVLVSAYVLAQIEKFLNKKIADSFKLLLVAPITLLITGFLAFTVIGPVTFMIGNAITSGLVYVFDWAPAVGGLIYGGLYSLLVITGMHHTFLAVDVQLIGTQGGTFLWPMLALSNIAQGAGALAMMLVLKEQKGKGLALTSSVSAFLGVTEPAIFGVNIRYKYPFVFGMIGSGIAGILLTVNHVMASSIGVGGLPGFLSIFPNNWGVFFIGMAIVLIVPFTLTFMYGKLLNKRRQTPATPANDSVRKDSGRRYSALDVLEVKTPVLGHVVPLEQVPDPAFAERQMGHGIAVEPKDGKILAPFSGKVIHIMMKSKHALILEHPTGVQILVHVGINTVSLKGEGFTIHVETDQTVKQGQLLMEFDRDLIQKSGYPIITPVIVPDGQSMIKSVEELPGEADDLQYTLMRIHLNSSSGHRN from the coding sequence ATGGCGATTGAAAGATCACAGGTAGAAGACATTATAAAAGCCGTTGGTGGCAAAGACAACATAGAGGCCTCTACGCATTGCGTAACTCGTCTGCGATTTGCCCTTTATGATGATAAGCTGGTAGATAAAGATGCACTTGAACAAAATGATTTGGTCAAAGGCCAATTTTCTTCACAAGGACAGTATCAGGTCGTGATTGGTCCAGGCCTGGTGGATAAGGTATATAACGAAATGATCTCCATTACAGGAGGTAGTCGGGCTTCTAAAGACGATGTCAAAAATGCAGCAAGCAAAAAACAAAATCCAATTCAGCGTGCCATCAAGACGCTGGCAGATATTTTTATCCCCATCTTGCCCGCAATCGTGACTGCAGGTTTATTACTTGGAATAAATAATATTTTGACAGGCAAGGGGATTTTCTTCGAAGGTATGGCTCTGGTTCAGGTCTATCCTCAATGGACTGACTTTGCTGCTATCATTAACACCATTGCCAGCACCGCTTTTACATTCCTACCTGCCTTAATTGGATGGTCAGCCGTTGTCCGGTTTGGCGGCAGTCCTTTACTCGGGATTGTACTGGGTCTGATTCTGGTTCACCCAGATCTATTAAGTGCATACGGTTATGCGGATGCCGTTACCAAAGGAACCGTTCCGGTTTGGAATTTGTTTGGGTGGGAAGTGAACAAGATTGGTTATCAAGGACAGGTTTTACCTGTTTTAGTATCCGCTTACGTACTTGCACAAATTGAAAAATTCCTAAATAAAAAGATAGCGGATTCATTTAAGCTGTTACTCGTAGCACCGATTACATTATTAATAACGGGATTTCTGGCTTTTACAGTGATCGGTCCGGTTACTTTTATGATTGGTAATGCTATTACGTCTGGTCTTGTATACGTTTTCGATTGGGCTCCTGCGGTGGGAGGCTTGATCTATGGAGGCTTGTACTCCTTGCTCGTGATCACGGGAATGCACCATACTTTCCTGGCGGTGGATGTGCAATTAATTGGTACGCAGGGTGGAACGTTCCTCTGGCCGATGCTGGCTCTGTCCAATATCGCTCAGGGGGCCGGAGCATTGGCCATGATGCTGGTATTGAAGGAGCAAAAGGGAAAAGGGTTGGCTCTTACCTCTTCTGTGTCTGCTTTTCTGGGTGTAACCGAGCCTGCCATATTCGGGGTGAATATCCGATATAAATATCCGTTCGTATTTGGAATGATCGGGTCCGGTATCGCAGGTATACTGCTCACCGTAAATCATGTGATGGCTTCTTCCATTGGTGTGGGAGGGCTTCCAGGCTTCTTGTCTATTTTCCCAAACAACTGGGGTGTATTCTTCATTGGGATGGCGATCGTATTGATTGTACCGTTCACTTTAACCTTTATGTATGGGAAACTGCTAAATAAGCGCCGTCAGACTCCAGCTACACCAGCTAACGACTCCGTACGGAAAGATTCGGGCCGTCGATATTCTGCACTGGATGTGCTTGAAGTAAAGACTCCGGTACTGGGACATGTTGTGCCATTGGAGCAGGTTCCTGATCCGGCTTTTGCCGAACGGCAGATGGGGCACGGTATCGCAGTGGAACCGAAGGATGGCAAGATTCTTGCCCCTTTCAGCGGAAAAGTTATTCATATCATGATGAAAAGCAAGCATGCCTTGATTTTGGAACATCCGACAGGTGTACAGATTCTGGTACATGTGGGGATCAATACGGTGTCGCTGAAGGGTGAGGGATTCACCATACATGTGGAGACAGATCAAACTGTGAAGCAAGGACAACTATTGATGGAATTTGACCGTGATCTGATTCAGAAATCCGGATATCCCATCATTACACCAGTCATTGTCCCGGATGGTCAGAGTATGATTAAATCGGTTGAAGAACTGCCAGGTGAGGCAGACGATTTGCAGTATACCTTAATGAGAATTCATTTGAATTCTTCATCAGGTCATAGGAACTAA
- a CDS encoding LytR/AlgR family response regulator transcription factor, translating to MYRVAICDDEHKQRELVKNMLITLSIKTSIEFKVELFDSGEQLVSHYQNHESPFHILILDVEMSGMNGIQTAQKIRSLNHLDEQIVFLTSYPEYMVESFDVVTFQYLIKPIAPHIFEEKMIKLCQYFQSLDKKFVIIKSAYEEVLLKYDDIISIEVVKSLTIKNKLHFVTSTQIYDSKGILSDYASALKGHNFLQIHRSIIINLIHVKKFAGGDVLMSNDAKLPIGRSKIKEVKDLYTKFMIMKMH from the coding sequence ATGTATAGAGTAGCTATTTGCGATGATGAGCACAAGCAGAGAGAACTTGTTAAAAATATGCTGATTACTTTGTCGATAAAGACCAGTATAGAATTTAAAGTTGAATTATTCGACTCAGGAGAACAGCTAGTATCTCATTATCAAAACCATGAGTCTCCATTCCATATCTTAATATTAGATGTTGAAATGAGTGGCATGAACGGAATCCAAACCGCCCAAAAAATAAGGAGTTTAAATCACCTGGATGAACAGATTGTTTTTTTAACGAGCTACCCTGAATATATGGTGGAAAGTTTTGACGTAGTCACATTTCAGTATTTAATAAAACCGATTGCTCCCCATATCTTTGAGGAAAAAATGATAAAGCTGTGTCAATATTTTCAATCTCTCGATAAAAAATTCGTTATCATCAAGTCAGCTTATGAGGAAGTGCTTTTAAAATATGATGATATCATTAGTATTGAAGTGGTCAAAAGCTTAACCATAAAAAATAAACTGCATTTTGTAACCTCTACTCAAATCTATGATAGCAAAGGGATTCTTTCGGACTATGCTTCAGCATTAAAAGGACATAATTTTCTACAAATTCATCGTTCGATTATTATAAACTTAATTCATGTGAAAAAATTTGCTGGCGGTGATGTTTTGATGTCAAATGATGCGAAGTTACCTATTGGGCGTTCTAAAATAAAAGA
- the treR gene encoding trehalose operon repressor: protein MTKNIFLQIYQDYSGQIQTGELAPGTKMPSENEMAREYNTSRETVRKALHLLAQNGYIHKIKAKGSFVLDMGRMDFPIGGLVSFKEMSERIGRTSRTVVHENQLLPVPDDIANHLEIDKDKYLVWKVVRAREIEGECVILDKDYFRSDIVPVLTEEISRGSIYEYLEGELHLQISYAKKVVSVENADEEDHRLMDLQNYTHVVVVRNYVYLEDTTLFQYTESRHRLDKFQFVDFARRSHGGDKRADFLNNDQ, encoded by the coding sequence TTGACAAAGAATATATTTTTGCAAATTTATCAGGATTATTCGGGACAGATCCAGACAGGCGAATTGGCTCCAGGCACGAAAATGCCATCTGAAAATGAAATGGCCCGGGAGTATAATACTTCTCGCGAAACCGTACGTAAGGCACTCCACTTGCTTGCACAAAATGGGTATATCCATAAAATAAAAGCTAAAGGCTCTTTTGTTCTGGATATGGGGCGGATGGATTTTCCTATAGGAGGACTGGTCAGTTTCAAGGAAATGTCCGAACGGATTGGGCGTACATCACGAACAGTTGTACATGAAAATCAACTACTTCCAGTTCCAGATGACATAGCCAATCATCTTGAGATTGATAAAGACAAGTATTTGGTCTGGAAAGTCGTTCGTGCACGTGAAATTGAAGGTGAATGCGTCATACTGGATAAAGATTACTTTCGATCAGACATTGTACCTGTGCTTACTGAGGAAATTAGTCGTGGATCCATCTACGAATATTTGGAGGGAGAGCTCCATCTTCAAATCAGTTATGCCAAAAAAGTCGTTTCCGTAGAAAATGCAGACGAAGAAGATCATAGGCTGATGGACCTTCAGAATTACACTCATGTGGTTGTAGTACGTAACTATGTTTATCTGGAGGACACCACATTGTTCCAATATACTGAATCAAGGCATCGGCTGGACAAATTCCAATTTGTCGACTTCGCCAGACGTTCCCACGGTGGAGACAAGAGAGCAGATTTTTTGAATAACGATCAATAA